The following proteins are co-located in the Amyelois transitella isolate CPQ chromosome W, ilAmyTran1.1, whole genome shotgun sequence genome:
- the LOC106136426 gene encoding uncharacterized protein LOC106136426: MATRAARGYRTISFEAASVLAGSIPWDLEAKTLASLFFWREEAVAQGHRLAPREIAGRRNELCQRSIEEWSQRLEQPTAGRRTVEAVRPVLGQWLARQHGSLTYRLTQMLSGHGCFGGYLCLIGREPSAICHHCDGCADEDAQHTLEVCPAWDQDRAELRAVVGDDLSLPAVVRQMVDSERSWTAVQTFAESVMLRKEAAERVREDTSDLPIRRRRTGRRRRAYALHLLPPQ, encoded by the coding sequence ATGGCGACGAGAGCCGCAAGGGGATATCGCACGATCTCCTTTGAGGCAGCGTCTGTGCTGGCCGGTTCCATTCCCTGGGACCTAGAGGCGAAAACCCTCGCGTCGCTGTTCTTCTGGCGCGAGGAGGCCGTGGCCCAGGGTCACCGGTTGGCACCGAGGGAGATCGCAGGACGCCGCAATGAGCTGTGTCAGCGCTCCATTGAAGAGTGGTCCCAAAGGCTGGAGCAGCCGACTGCTGGGCGTAGAACCGTCGAGGCGGTCCGTCCGGTGTTGGGACAGTGGTTGGCGAGGCAGCACGGTAGCCTGACTTACCGTCTGACCCAGATGCTCTCCGGACATGGTTGTTTCGGAGGGTATCTGTGTCTGATCGGTCGGGAGCCGTCTGCTATCTGCCACCACTGTGACGGATGTGCTGACGAGGACGCCCAGCACACCTTGGAGGTTTGCCCAGCCTGGGACCAAGACCGCGCGGAGCTTCGCGCGGTCGTGGGGGACGACCTTTCCCTGCCGGCTGTCGTGAGACAGATGGTCGACAGCGAGAGGTCGTGGACAGCAGTGCAGACCTTTGCGGAGAGCGTCATGCTCCGCAAAGAGGCGGCGGAAAGGGTGAGAGAGGACACGTCCGACCTCCCCATACGCCGCCGGCGCACTGGGCGCAGGAGGCGGGCATACGCCCTGCACCTGCTGCCCCCACAATAA